One segment of Drosophila ananassae strain 14024-0371.13 chromosome 3R, ASM1763931v2, whole genome shotgun sequence DNA contains the following:
- the LOC6496947 gene encoding ubiquitin carboxyl-terminal hydrolase CYLD isoform X1, which yields MNPKSDHETEKEKKLTITNTFGDSLENYDPDSDRGPHAYPKRNQNKKNGILKNTETHHSAVDSSHQDLADILGQNWPKHAGPAAMILNKPRMAAESSISEDIKHYKDVVKPASPISIKIAPEEPLQRFTVNDYQSLVEIPGTDLAIGSLVEVSNSVVCEDLYGVIRWIGFPPGASKSLLVGIELEDESNLKSMITSDGRHNGVRLFTCQDGRAVFVPANKCTADRRFADVDTSNTVNKVSNNQAKKFGVADCPAVYGSVPPLEIHNSEELSSICGKFKGIQGHHNSCYLDATLFSMFTFTSVFDSILYRQPGPQDIRNYSEVQKVLRDEIVNPLRKNVFVRSDRVMKLRELLDQLSSVSGLTCEEKDPEEFLNSLLSQIMKVEPFLKLSSGQDSYFYQLFVEKDEKLTFPSVQQLFEQSFHSSDIKLKEVPSCFIIQMPRFGKNYKMYPRILPSQVLEVTDIIENSPRQCFICGKLAEYECRDCFGNLQSGYGLESTSFCPQCLKLNHSHAKRNNHVSKKISVPKDYRKRADHMDAPRVYMELFAVVCIETSHYVAFVKAGSGPDAPWCFFDSMADRKGEQNGYNIPEITCVPELTQWLSEEGARSINETSTNDKVLPEHAKRIFCDAYMCLYQSTDIMMYH from the exons ATGAATCCCAAATCCGATCATGaaacagaaaaagaaaaaaagttgACCATTACCAATACGTTTGGAGACTCACTGGAGAACTATGATCCCGATAGTGACCGTGGGCCCCATGCTTACCCAAAAaggaatcaaaataaaaaaaatggaatactAAA aaATACCGAGACACATCACAGTGCTGTGGACAGTTCTCATCAGGATCTAGCAGATATTCTTGGGCAGAATTGGCCTAAGCACGCAGGTCCTGCAGCTATGATCCTCAACAAGCCAAGAATGGCTGCCGAATCAAGTATAAGCGAAGATATTAAACATTATAAAGATGTTGTTAAACCGGCGTCCCCAATTTCCATAAAAATTGCACCAGAAGAGCCACTCCAAC GTTTTACTGTTAATGATTACCAGTCCCTTGTTGAAATTCCTGGCACCGATCTGGCAATAGGATCCCTTGTAGAAGTGTCCAATTCCGTAGTATGTGAAGATCTGTATGGCGTCATAAGATGGATCGGTTTCCCACCTGGCGCATCTAAAAGTTTACTGGTTGGAATTGAGCTTGAGGACGAATCAAACTTAAAGAGTATGATAACTTCAGATGGAAGACACAATGGGGTTCG CCTATTTACGTGCCAAGATGGTCGGGCTGTTTTTGTGCCAGCAAATAAGTGCACAGCCGACCGCCGATTTGCTGATGTGGATACCAGTAACACGGTGAACAAAGTTTCTAATAACCAAGCAAAGAAGTTTGGCGTCGCGGACTGCCCGGCTGTTTATGGATCAGTCCCACCTTTGG aGATACATAACTCTGAGGAGCTGTCGAGTATTTGTGGAAAATTCAAAGGAATCCAAGGACATCATAATTCGTGCTATCTTGATGCAACCttgttttcaatgtttactttcacaagtgttttcgATTCAATATTGTATAGACAACCGGGACCACAA gacATTCGAAATTATAGTGAGGTCCAAAAAGTGCTGCGCGACGAAATCGTCAATCCGCTgcgaaaaaatgtttttgtgcGATCAGATCGCGTTATGAAACTGCGTGAGCTTCTAGATCAGCTTAGCTCCGTCAGCGGCCTTACCTGCGAAGAAAAAGATCCCGAGGAGTTCCTTAACAGTTTACTGTCACAAATAATGAAAGTCGAACCCTTTCTAAAg cTAAGTTCAGGACAAGATTCATATTTCTATCAGCTCTTTGTGGAAAAGGATGAAAAGTTAACGTTTCCGAGCGTTCAGCAACTATTTGAGCAAAGTTTTCACTCATCGGACATTAAACTCAAGGAGGTTCCCTCTTGTTTTATTATCCAGATGCCTCGTTTCgggaaaaattacaaaatgtaTCCCAGAATTTTGCCATCGCAAGTGCTGGAAGTGACAGATATAATTGAAAACT cACCTCGGCAATGCTTTATTTGTGGTAAACTGGCTGAGTACGAATGTCGTGATTGCTTTGGAAATTTACAATCTGGCTATGGACTGGAAAGTACCTCCTTTTGTCCCCAATGCCTTAAATTAAATCACTCCCACGCTAAAAG AAATAACCACGTTTCGAAAAAGATTTCGGTGCCGAAGGATTACAGAAAAAGGGCTGACCATATGGATGCTCCAAGAGTTTACATGGAATTGTTCGCCGTTGTTTGCATTGAGACATCCCACTATGTGGCGTTTGTAAAGGCCGGTTCAGGACCTGATGCACCTTGGTGCTTTTTTGATTCTATGGCCGATAGAAAAG GTGAACAGAATGGATACAATATACCTGAAATAACTTGCGTTCCCGAATTAACACAATGGCTCTCGGAGGAAGGCGCGCGATCTATTAATGAAACTTCAACGAACGACAAAGTATTACCTGAACACGCTAAGCGTATTTTTTGCGATGCCTATATGTGTCTGTACCAAAGCACAGATATAATGATGTACCAttag
- the LOC6496947 gene encoding ubiquitin carboxyl-terminal hydrolase CYLD isoform X2, giving the protein MNLYHNSFYPDSDTHNIPLTVLEFYSTNSVDDEPGFTVNDYQSLVEIPGTDLAIGSLVEVSNSVVCEDLYGVIRWIGFPPGASKSLLVGIELEDESNLKSMITSDGRHNGVRLFTCQDGRAVFVPANKCTADRRFADVDTSNTVNKVSNNQAKKFGVADCPAVYGSVPPLEIHNSEELSSICGKFKGIQGHHNSCYLDATLFSMFTFTSVFDSILYRQPGPQDIRNYSEVQKVLRDEIVNPLRKNVFVRSDRVMKLRELLDQLSSVSGLTCEEKDPEEFLNSLLSQIMKVEPFLKLSSGQDSYFYQLFVEKDEKLTFPSVQQLFEQSFHSSDIKLKEVPSCFIIQMPRFGKNYKMYPRILPSQVLEVTDIIENSPRQCFICGKLAEYECRDCFGNLQSGYGLESTSFCPQCLKLNHSHAKRNNHVSKKISVPKDYRKRADHMDAPRVYMELFAVVCIETSHYVAFVKAGSGPDAPWCFFDSMADRKGEQNGYNIPEITCVPELTQWLSEEGARSINETSTNDKVLPEHAKRIFCDAYMCLYQSTDIMMYH; this is encoded by the exons atgaatCTTTACCATAATTCGTTTTACCCCGATTCCGATACACACAATATTCCCCTCACTGTGTTGGAATTTTATTCAACTAATTCCGTAGACGATGAACCTG GTTTTACTGTTAATGATTACCAGTCCCTTGTTGAAATTCCTGGCACCGATCTGGCAATAGGATCCCTTGTAGAAGTGTCCAATTCCGTAGTATGTGAAGATCTGTATGGCGTCATAAGATGGATCGGTTTCCCACCTGGCGCATCTAAAAGTTTACTGGTTGGAATTGAGCTTGAGGACGAATCAAACTTAAAGAGTATGATAACTTCAGATGGAAGACACAATGGGGTTCG CCTATTTACGTGCCAAGATGGTCGGGCTGTTTTTGTGCCAGCAAATAAGTGCACAGCCGACCGCCGATTTGCTGATGTGGATACCAGTAACACGGTGAACAAAGTTTCTAATAACCAAGCAAAGAAGTTTGGCGTCGCGGACTGCCCGGCTGTTTATGGATCAGTCCCACCTTTGG aGATACATAACTCTGAGGAGCTGTCGAGTATTTGTGGAAAATTCAAAGGAATCCAAGGACATCATAATTCGTGCTATCTTGATGCAACCttgttttcaatgtttactttcacaagtgttttcgATTCAATATTGTATAGACAACCGGGACCACAA gacATTCGAAATTATAGTGAGGTCCAAAAAGTGCTGCGCGACGAAATCGTCAATCCGCTgcgaaaaaatgtttttgtgcGATCAGATCGCGTTATGAAACTGCGTGAGCTTCTAGATCAGCTTAGCTCCGTCAGCGGCCTTACCTGCGAAGAAAAAGATCCCGAGGAGTTCCTTAACAGTTTACTGTCACAAATAATGAAAGTCGAACCCTTTCTAAAg cTAAGTTCAGGACAAGATTCATATTTCTATCAGCTCTTTGTGGAAAAGGATGAAAAGTTAACGTTTCCGAGCGTTCAGCAACTATTTGAGCAAAGTTTTCACTCATCGGACATTAAACTCAAGGAGGTTCCCTCTTGTTTTATTATCCAGATGCCTCGTTTCgggaaaaattacaaaatgtaTCCCAGAATTTTGCCATCGCAAGTGCTGGAAGTGACAGATATAATTGAAAACT cACCTCGGCAATGCTTTATTTGTGGTAAACTGGCTGAGTACGAATGTCGTGATTGCTTTGGAAATTTACAATCTGGCTATGGACTGGAAAGTACCTCCTTTTGTCCCCAATGCCTTAAATTAAATCACTCCCACGCTAAAAG AAATAACCACGTTTCGAAAAAGATTTCGGTGCCGAAGGATTACAGAAAAAGGGCTGACCATATGGATGCTCCAAGAGTTTACATGGAATTGTTCGCCGTTGTTTGCATTGAGACATCCCACTATGTGGCGTTTGTAAAGGCCGGTTCAGGACCTGATGCACCTTGGTGCTTTTTTGATTCTATGGCCGATAGAAAAG GTGAACAGAATGGATACAATATACCTGAAATAACTTGCGTTCCCGAATTAACACAATGGCTCTCGGAGGAAGGCGCGCGATCTATTAATGAAACTTCAACGAACGACAAAGTATTACCTGAACACGCTAAGCGTATTTTTTGCGATGCCTATATGTGTCTGTACCAAAGCACAGATATAATGATGTACCAttag
- the LOC6496946 gene encoding heart- and neural crest derivatives-expressed protein 2 isoform X2 has protein sequence MSKNNSFVGREYSPMYYNSVYNGSTIFDLKSSESPVQHHIFNTNQERRRTQSINNAFSYLREKIPNVPTDTKLSKIKTLKLAILYINYLVNVLDGDQDPKGGFRAELKPLSRKLCSEKKQCLKSEMQNVPLSTKGRTGWPQDVWASELIPEQN, from the exons ATGTCGAAAAATAATAGTTTTGTGGGGCGTGAATATTCACCAATGTATTATAACTCGGTGTATAATGGATCTACAATCTTCGACTTAAAAT cctctgaaagtCCGGTACAGCAtcatatttttaatacaaatcaG gaaagaaGACGAACTCAAAGTATAAACAATGCGTTTTCCTATCTTCGAGAAAAGATTCCCAACGTTCCTACAGATACTAAACTGTCAAAg aTAAAAACCCTAAAACTGGCCATCTTGTATATCAACTATTTGGTTAATGTTCTTGATGGCGATCAAGATCCCAAAGGCGGGTTCCGAGCCGAGCTCAAGCCGTTAAGCAGAAAATTGTGTAGCGAAAAGAAACAATGCCTGAAATCAGAAATGCAA AATGTTCCCTTATCGACTAAAGGCCGTACAGGTTGGCCGCAAGATGTTTGGGCTTCGGAGCTTATTCCAgaacaaaattaa
- the LOC6496946 gene encoding heart- and neural crest derivatives-expressed protein 2 isoform X1 has translation MSKNNSFVGREYSPMYYNSVYNGSTIFDLKSSESPVQHHIFNTNQVSYLPTSNIRTIKKRNTANKKERRRTQSINNAFSYLREKIPNVPTDTKLSKIKTLKLAILYINYLVNVLDGDQDPKGGFRAELKPLSRKLCSEKKQCLKSEMQNVPLSTKGRTGWPQDVWASELIPEQN, from the exons ATGTCGAAAAATAATAGTTTTGTGGGGCGTGAATATTCACCAATGTATTATAACTCGGTGTATAATGGATCTACAATCTTCGACTTAAAAT cctctgaaagtCCGGTACAGCAtcatatttttaatacaaatcaGGTTAGTTATTTGCCAACCTCAAATATacgaactattaaaaaaagaaacactgcaaacaaaaaggaaagaaGACGAACTCAAAGTATAAACAATGCGTTTTCCTATCTTCGAGAAAAGATTCCCAACGTTCCTACAGATACTAAACTGTCAAAg aTAAAAACCCTAAAACTGGCCATCTTGTATATCAACTATTTGGTTAATGTTCTTGATGGCGATCAAGATCCCAAAGGCGGGTTCCGAGCCGAGCTCAAGCCGTTAAGCAGAAAATTGTGTAGCGAAAAGAAACAATGCCTGAAATCAGAAATGCAA AATGTTCCCTTATCGACTAAAGGCCGTACAGGTTGGCCGCAAGATGTTTGGGCTTCGGAGCTTATTCCAgaacaaaattaa